From a region of the Alnus glutinosa chromosome 1, dhAlnGlut1.1, whole genome shotgun sequence genome:
- the LOC133862559 gene encoding uncharacterized protein LOC133862559 → MDSDDDQHPPPAGEVGEEVAGDPATQHIGTGQIRLMGYNPDGTIYYEVIDDPARNWVLPRGKKVVLQYNAAIQPVGRACNRFRREVGKMIRSGSYIHMRDEWARVNRQIKQAMWNALMEEFYLPVSVDMRRAQQEAWNDIGRKHRSWKSRFKTQLGIGDGDTPESIRARMPEKFFEQYDAEDVEFLLRDWCREHKIATSERMKRLRERNDLPHCAGSKSYARFNHEEVIKYICLCF, encoded by the exons atggattcagatgatgatcagcatcctccaccagccggagaggttggcgaggaggttgcaggcgacccagcgacgcaGCACATAGGGACtgggcagattcggttgatgg ggtacaacccagacgggaccatttattatgaggtgattgacgacccagcgagaaactgggtgctcccgagggggaagaaggttgtattgcagtacaatgctgctatacaacctgtaggacgagcctgcaatcgttttcggcgggaagtgggcaagatgatcaggagtgggtcctacatacacatgcgggacgaatgggcgagggtaaataggcagattaagcaggcaatgtggaacgcactgatg gaggagttctatctacctgtatcagttgacatgcgcagggcacaacaggaggcgtggaatgatattggacgtaagcaccgctcgtggaagtcgaggttcaaaacccaactaggaattggagacggtgacacgcccgagagtatccgtgcgagaatgccggagaaattttttgagcagtatgatgcagaagatgtagaattcctgctgagagattggtgcagagagcataaaatc gcaacctctgaacggatgaagaggttgcgggagcggaatgacctaccccattgtgcgggatctaaaagttatgccagatttaatcacgaggaggtaattaaatatatatgtttatgtttttaa
- the LOC133858152 gene encoding hevamine-A-like, translating into MATINLRLTPLLFPLLLALSLIQTSDAGGIAIYWGQSGSEGTLIETCATGRYEYVNIAFLNKFGSGRKPEINLAGHCNPASNGCRIVSNGIRYCQERGIKVMLSIGGGIGSYSLSSAKDAQNTALYLWNNFLGGKSPSRPLGDAILDGIDFDIELGSTKYWNDLARYLKAYSKPGRKVYLSAAPQCPFPDRFLGAALNTGLFDYVWVQFYNNAPCQYSSGNINKLISSWNRWTKSLKAGKLFLGLPAAPQAAGSGYVPPNVLISQILPVIKKSSEYGGVMLWSKYYDDKTGYSSKIVKYV; encoded by the coding sequence ATGGCCACCATTAATCTTCGACTTACACCTCTACTCTTTCCCCTCTTACTCGCCCTGAGCCTAATCCAAACCTCTGACGCCGGTGGCATTGCCATCTACTGGGGCCAAAGTGGCAGCGAGGGAACACTAATCGAAACATGTGCCACCGGAAGATACGAGTACGTAAACATAGCCTTCCTCAACAAATTCGGCAGTGGCCGAAAGCCAGAAATCAACCTCGCGGGTCATTGCAACCCAGCATCCAATGGATGCAGGATTGTTAGCAATGGCATTAGATATTGCCAAGAGCGTGGAATCAAGGTGATGCTCTCCATCGGAGGTGGAATTGGAAGCTACTCTCTGTCTTCTGCTAAGGATGCTCAAAACACAGCACTTTATTTGTGGAACAATTTCTTGGGTGGTAAGTCACCATCACGTCCACTAGGAGATGCCATATTGGATGGTATAGATTTCGACATAGAGCTGGGCTCCACAAAATATTGGAATGACCTCGCGAGGTATTTAAAGGCGTACAGCAAACCAGGAAGAAAGGTGTACTTAAGCGCAGCTCCCCAATGTCCATTTCCTGATAGATTTCTTGGTGCCGCGCTTAACACAGGCCTTTTTGACTATGTTTGGGTTCAATTCTATAATAATGCTCCATGTCAGTATAGTTCGGGTAACATCAACAAACTTATTAGTTCGTGGAACCGATGGACTAAGTCATTGAAGGCTGGGAAGTTATTTTTGGGTTTACCGGCAGCTCCACAGGCAGCCGGAAGTGGGTATGTTCCACCCAACGTGCTCATTTCTCAAATTCTTCCTGTCATTAAGAAGTCGTCAGAGTATGGAGGTGTGATGCTTTGGTCAAAGTATTATGATGATAAGACTGGATATAGTTCTAAAATTGTGAAATATGTTTAA